A genomic region of Halopelagius longus contains the following coding sequences:
- the priS gene encoding DNA primase small subunit PriS, translating into MEARTREYLEGRFGDYYRSVGASLPPAPERREWGYIPWSAGGTTMVRHQSLLDVGDLGDFLRRTAPRHVYFSSARFDDPGAGTMEEKGWLGADLVFDLDADHLPGVDPEETSYAEMLAACKESLLRLLEFIEDDFAFEETQVVFSGGRGYHVHVRDESVRNLDSEARREIVDYVRAIDLDVDGLVETESVRGTTRRVLRRRGGWGGRVHDRLLELASTLREMEEEAALERLQELQGIGEGRAKTIYGQLRHNFEAIREGNVEAGGPGTRILVEALAAEAMEEETAPIDEPVTTDTKRLIRLPGSLHGGSGLRVRSLDRDEVASFDPLSDAIPDRFRGREIQVDVTDPGPVEFDGDTFTLSGGRQSVEECLGVFLMARGRAEKVRE; encoded by the coding sequence ATGGAGGCGCGCACACGCGAGTATCTGGAGGGGCGTTTCGGGGACTACTACCGGAGCGTCGGCGCTTCGCTGCCTCCCGCGCCCGAACGCCGCGAGTGGGGGTACATCCCGTGGAGCGCCGGGGGGACGACGATGGTGCGACACCAGTCGCTCCTCGACGTGGGTGACCTCGGCGACTTCCTCCGCCGGACGGCCCCCCGGCACGTCTACTTTTCCTCGGCGCGGTTCGACGACCCCGGCGCGGGGACGATGGAGGAGAAAGGCTGGCTCGGAGCGGACCTCGTCTTCGACTTGGACGCCGACCACCTGCCGGGCGTAGACCCCGAGGAGACGTCGTACGCGGAGATGCTCGCGGCGTGCAAGGAGTCGCTCCTTCGACTGCTGGAGTTTATCGAGGACGACTTCGCCTTCGAGGAGACGCAGGTCGTCTTCTCCGGCGGACGCGGATATCACGTCCACGTCAGAGACGAGAGCGTCCGGAACCTCGACAGCGAGGCCCGCCGCGAAATCGTGGACTACGTCCGCGCGATAGACTTAGACGTGGACGGACTCGTCGAGACGGAGTCGGTTCGCGGGACGACGCGGCGCGTCCTCCGACGCCGCGGCGGATGGGGCGGGCGCGTCCACGACCGACTGCTGGAACTGGCGTCCACGCTCAGAGAGATGGAGGAGGAGGCGGCGCTCGAACGGTTGCAGGAACTGCAGGGAATCGGCGAGGGCCGGGCGAAGACCATCTACGGGCAACTCAGACACAACTTCGAGGCCATCCGCGAGGGGAACGTCGAGGCGGGCGGTCCCGGAACCCGCATCCTCGTAGAGGCCCTCGCGGCGGAGGCGATGGAGGAGGAAACCGCGCCAATCGACGAACCGGTGACGACGGACACGAAGCGCCTCATCCGCCTCCCGGGGAGCCTCCACGGCGGGTCGGGCCTCCGCGTCCGGTCGCTGGACCGGGACGAAGTGGCGTCGTTCGACCCCCTCTCGGACGCGATTCCCGACCGGTTCCGCGGGCGGGAGATACAGGTGGACGTGACCGACCCCGGACCCGTTGAGTTCGACGGCGATACCTTTACACTCAGCGGCGGAAGACAGTCCGTCGAAGAGTGCCTCGGGGTCTTTCTGATGGCCCGCGGCAGAGCCGAGAAGGTGAGAGAATGA
- a CDS encoding carbohydrate ABC transporter permease: MSRKQTDGGTNVGRVEDADISRGPLERWANKAIKNPKRVYRAMFYVATFFFLLTTLFPFYWLLVLALTPNNLISDMGLVPKGFNPEVFITMFQRVPFHWFMFNSFVLGVVTTVIVLLLASLAGYVFGRLRFPGKSVLMLAILAISYFPPAAFFLPLFELFTGNLAVSLGPVTVSSPDLFNTPAPMVLPFSALFMPLSIFILTTFYGQIPDGLEDAARVEGTTRLGALFRVIIPLSAPGVATAGVLTFISVYNEFFFSFLMNNGEASSWAPIVAGILKYQGQFDTPYNLMAAASIVGVLPVAILVIIAQEKIVSGLTAGALKE, from the coding sequence ATGTCCAGAAAGCAAACCGACGGCGGAACGAACGTTGGCCGAGTGGAGGACGCGGACATCTCGAGAGGTCCGCTCGAGCGCTGGGCTAACAAGGCCATCAAGAACCCGAAGCGAGTGTACCGGGCGATGTTCTACGTCGCCACGTTCTTCTTCCTGTTGACCACGCTGTTCCCGTTCTACTGGCTGTTAGTGCTCGCGCTGACGCCTAACAACCTCATCTCCGACATGGGGCTGGTGCCGAAGGGGTTCAACCCCGAGGTGTTCATCACCATGTTCCAGCGGGTGCCGTTCCACTGGTTCATGTTCAACAGCTTCGTACTCGGCGTCGTCACGACGGTCATCGTGCTGTTGCTGGCCAGTCTGGCCGGGTACGTCTTCGGACGCCTCCGGTTCCCCGGGAAGTCGGTGCTGATGCTCGCCATCCTCGCCATCTCGTACTTCCCGCCGGCGGCGTTCTTCCTGCCGCTGTTCGAGCTGTTCACCGGCAACCTGGCCGTCTCGCTCGGCCCGGTTACCGTCTCCAGCCCGGACCTGTTCAACACGCCGGCACCGATGGTGCTGCCGTTCAGCGCGCTGTTCATGCCGCTGTCTATCTTCATCCTCACGACCTTCTACGGGCAGATTCCCGACGGGTTGGAGGATGCGGCGCGGGTGGAGGGGACGACGCGACTCGGAGCCCTGTTCCGGGTCATCATCCCCCTGTCCGCGCCGGGCGTCGCGACTGCGGGCGTCCTCACGTTCATCAGCGTCTACAACGAGTTCTTCTTCTCGTTCCTGATGAACAACGGCGAGGCGTCGTCGTGGGCGCCCATCGTCGCTGGTATCCTGAAGTACCAGGGCCAGTTCGACACGCCGTATAACCTGATGGCGGCGGCGAGCATCGTCGGCGTCCTCCCGGTCGCCATCCTCGTCATCATCGCACAGGAGAAGATCGTCAGCGGACTAACCGCCGGAGCACTCAAGGAGTAA
- a CDS encoding carbohydrate ABC transporter permease: MESLSETAFAYFLLAPALLLMTVIAIYPLIQTFSYSLFADQLVGAERLGEFVGLQNYVALFTGTRDASLPSSFLPTFTSQFPFVTGIFNSALMVTLIFTIFSVLLETIIGFGQALILDQDFRGRRWVRVAIIIPWAVPIVIQGMIFFLMFQPNIGFLVGTPQDPAFLNQIGPLSISYTPLRNTADSLFLIIIADVWKTTAFMALLILAGLQSIDRSLYDVAKVAGATNWQQFKMITFPLILPTVLVAMLFRTIAAMRVYGIIETMAGCTTVPSLSCLVVSTFNNSLYATSATIAFLTAALIGIVVSVYIVKFADAEGGF, from the coding sequence ATGGAGTCTCTGTCGGAAACCGCGTTCGCGTACTTCCTTCTGGCGCCGGCGTTACTCCTCATGACGGTCATCGCCATCTACCCGCTGATTCAGACGTTCAGCTACTCGCTGTTCGCCGATCAGTTGGTAGGTGCCGAACGGCTCGGAGAGTTCGTCGGACTCCAAAACTACGTTGCCCTCTTCACGGGGACCCGCGACGCATCGCTCCCGTCCAGTTTCCTCCCGACGTTCACGTCACAGTTCCCGTTCGTGACCGGCATATTCAACAGCGCGCTGATGGTGACGCTTATATTCACCATCTTCAGCGTGCTGTTAGAGACAATCATCGGGTTCGGTCAGGCGCTCATCCTCGACCAGGACTTCCGGGGTCGGCGGTGGGTGCGCGTGGCCATCATCATCCCGTGGGCCGTCCCCATCGTCATCCAGGGGATGATCTTCTTCCTGATGTTCCAGCCGAACATCGGGTTCCTCGTCGGGACGCCGCAGGACCCGGCGTTCCTGAACCAGATCGGTCCGCTGAGCATCAGTTACACGCCGCTTCGGAACACCGCCGACTCGTTGTTCCTCATCATCATCGCCGACGTGTGGAAGACGACGGCGTTCATGGCGCTTCTCATCCTCGCGGGTCTGCAGAGCATCGACCGCTCTCTGTACGACGTCGCGAAGGTGGCGGGCGCGACGAATTGGCAGCAGTTCAAGATGATAACGTTCCCGCTCATCCTGCCGACGGTGCTGGTGGCGATGCTGTTCCGCACCATCGCGGCGATGCGCGTGTACGGTATCATCGAGACGATGGCGGGATGTACGACCGTCCCGTCGCTGTCGTGTCTGGTGGTGTCGACGTTCAACAACTCGCTGTACGCCACGTCCGCGACGATAGCGTTCCTCACGGCGGCGCTCATCGGAATCGTCGTCTCCGTGTACATCGTCAAGTTCGCGGACGCTGAAGGAGGGTTCTGA
- a CDS encoding extracellular solute-binding protein produces the protein MKATGASGVAVGLAGCVSTGGGGGGGGGGGNQETDTPIKTGAPSEDITVQWAADSRAADNAQATKKALHDAGLPDNITVEIIAGSQVTNNRQNQYQQWLSGGREQPTLMMMDSGWMIPFIARDQLQNLSQSLPDDMVSTVENDYFEASVRTAQSPDTGDLYGIPLFPDFPTMQYRKDLLRNAGYGDSDFQKWATESMSWQKFSEVTKKAMEANSDIQYGYTFQANTYEGLSCCDFNEFMTSYGGAYFGNPEKNLFGPIGDRPITVDEQPVIDSIKMVRTFINGEDDKHSLDGITGNIAPEAVLQWTEEPSRKPFQGGDAIMHRNWPYSIIAAGAEDAFGEDLGVMPIPYGVTQDEAKYPMTGGPVAALGGWHMALNPNSSQQHKRAAVEVMKAMMTEQFQLDIFGIMGWIPPRPQLLDSDKAQQVEVIGRYLEQLKVAGENAIPRPVTVVWPQQSSQIASEVNASYAGEKSPEQAMSDLKSSLEQIEQSA, from the coding sequence GTGAAGGCGACAGGCGCATCCGGAGTTGCGGTCGGTCTCGCCGGGTGTGTGAGCACCGGTGGCGGAGGCGGTGGCGGCGGTGGCGGCGGTAATCAAGAGACGGACACGCCGATCAAGACCGGCGCACCGTCCGAGGACATCACCGTCCAGTGGGCGGCGGACTCCCGCGCCGCGGACAACGCGCAAGCGACGAAGAAAGCGCTTCACGACGCCGGCCTGCCGGACAACATCACGGTCGAAATCATCGCCGGTTCGCAGGTGACGAACAACCGCCAGAACCAGTACCAGCAGTGGCTCTCCGGCGGGCGCGAGCAGCCGACGCTGATGATGATGGACAGCGGGTGGATGATTCCCTTCATCGCCCGCGACCAACTGCAGAACCTCTCGCAGTCGCTGCCGGACGACATGGTCTCGACCGTCGAGAACGATTACTTCGAGGCCTCCGTCCGGACGGCCCAGAGCCCGGACACGGGCGACCTGTACGGGATTCCGCTGTTCCCGGACTTTCCGACGATGCAGTACCGCAAGGACCTGCTCCGGAACGCCGGGTACGGCGACTCCGACTTCCAGAAGTGGGCCACCGAGTCCATGTCGTGGCAGAAGTTCTCCGAGGTCACGAAGAAGGCGATGGAGGCGAACTCGGACATCCAGTACGGGTACACCTTCCAGGCGAACACCTACGAGGGGCTCTCGTGCTGTGACTTCAACGAGTTCATGACCTCCTACGGCGGGGCGTACTTCGGCAACCCCGAGAAGAACCTGTTCGGTCCCATCGGCGACCGACCCATCACCGTCGACGAACAGCCGGTCATCGACTCCATCAAGATGGTCCGGACGTTCATCAACGGCGAGGACGACAAACACTCCCTCGACGGTATCACGGGTAACATCGCGCCCGAGGCGGTCCTCCAGTGGACCGAAGAGCCCTCTCGCAAGCCGTTCCAAGGCGGCGACGCCATCATGCACCGCAACTGGCCCTACTCCATCATCGCGGCCGGTGCGGAGGACGCCTTCGGCGAGGACCTGGGCGTCATGCCCATCCCGTACGGCGTGACCCAAGACGAGGCGAAGTACCCGATGACGGGCGGCCCGGTCGCCGCCCTCGGCGGTTGGCACATGGCGCTGAACCCGAACTCCTCGCAACAGCACAAGCGGGCGGCCGTGGAAGTGATGAAGGCGATGATGACCGAGCAGTTCCAGCTCGACATCTTCGGCATCATGGGGTGGATTCCGCCGCGTCCGCAACTGCTCGACTCCGACAAGGCCCAACAGGTGGAGGTCATCGGCCGCTACCTCGAGCAGCTCAAGGTCGCCGGCGAGAACGCGATTCCGCGCCCGGTTACAGTCGTCTGGCCGCAGCAGTCCAGTCAGATAGCGAGCGAGGTCAACGCCTCCTACGCCGGGGAGAAATCCCCGGAGCAGGCGATGTCCGACCTCAAGTCCTCGCTCGAACAGATCGAACAGAGCGCTTAA
- the bcp gene encoding thioredoxin-dependent thiol peroxidase, which translates to MLSVGDEAPDFELQDQDGETVSLSDYRGDYVVVYFYPRANTPGCTTEACGFRDEWDEFEKRDVAVLGVSDDPVSDLKEFEDDHDLPFPLLSDEDGEVASAYDSYGEKNMFGNTFDGVFRNTYVVGPDGDIVLAYEGVSPEGHAEEILSDVEELDA; encoded by the coding sequence ATGCTCAGCGTCGGCGACGAGGCACCCGACTTCGAACTGCAGGACCAGGACGGCGAGACGGTTTCGCTGTCGGACTACCGCGGCGACTACGTGGTCGTCTACTTCTACCCGCGCGCGAACACGCCCGGGTGCACGACCGAAGCCTGCGGGTTCCGCGACGAGTGGGACGAGTTCGAGAAACGGGACGTGGCCGTCCTCGGCGTCAGCGACGACCCCGTCTCGGACCTCAAGGAGTTCGAGGACGACCACGACCTACCGTTCCCCCTCCTCTCGGACGAGGACGGCGAGGTGGCGTCGGCGTACGACTCCTACGGCGAGAAGAACATGTTCGGGAACACCTTCGACGGCGTCTTCCGCAACACGTACGTCGTCGGCCCGGATGGCGATATCGTCCTCGCCTACGAGGGCGTCTCCCCCGAGGGCCACGCCGAGGAGATTCTCTCCGACGTCGAAGAACTGGACGCGTAA
- a CDS encoding DNA replication complex subunit Gins51: MNLDELRSVRRTERQKDSLQHLRDSFYEDVADYIAERKAERTRAAEAAEDPFSDPEVGQLTDEIETAEDVVEAIYERRVGKVVKLASFAAADMSADTNGLTAEERALFDDMVRRIKENRRTVLEVLGGKRTVEPHETTEPMPTHDQTSESDGASVVRDAAPAPESDELTDGASGDADEPSAEGSSPDDVLAEAMGGDAPSADSVESDPDSPTPAAETPDRPAADEAAAVTDDSDGRTGEAGAAAAGDADAEPATGGDSAEPAAPAPTDGTDRVTLRITSDVGQIFGVDEREYDLESEDVVTLPTTNAEPLVERGAAERLD; encoded by the coding sequence ATGAACTTAGACGAGCTACGGAGCGTCCGACGGACGGAGCGACAGAAGGATAGCCTCCAGCATCTCCGCGACTCGTTCTACGAGGACGTCGCAGACTACATCGCAGAGCGGAAGGCCGAGCGAACGCGCGCCGCCGAGGCCGCCGAGGACCCCTTCTCCGACCCCGAGGTGGGACAACTCACGGACGAGATAGAGACGGCCGAGGACGTCGTCGAAGCCATCTACGAGCGTCGAGTGGGGAAGGTCGTCAAACTCGCTTCCTTCGCCGCCGCGGACATGAGCGCCGACACCAACGGCCTCACGGCCGAGGAACGAGCGCTGTTCGACGATATGGTGCGCCGCATCAAGGAGAACCGGCGGACCGTCCTCGAAGTGCTCGGCGGCAAGCGGACGGTGGAACCCCACGAGACGACCGAACCGATGCCGACGCACGACCAGACGAGCGAAAGCGACGGCGCGTCGGTCGTCCGCGACGCGGCCCCCGCCCCCGAGTCCGACGAACTGACCGACGGGGCTTCCGGGGACGCCGACGAACCCTCGGCGGAGGGGTCCTCGCCCGACGACGTTCTCGCCGAGGCGATGGGCGGGGACGCCCCGTCGGCCGACTCGGTCGAATCCGACCCCGACTCGCCGACGCCGGCCGCAGAGACGCCGGACCGACCCGCGGCGGACGAGGCCGCCGCGGTGACCGACGACTCCGACGGGCGAACCGGCGAGGCGGGCGCGGCGGCCGCCGGTGACGCCGACGCCGAACCCGCGACGGGCGGCGACTCGGCGGAACCCGCCGCGCCCGCCCCGACGGACGGCACCGACCGGGTGACGCTCCGCATCACCAGCGACGTGGGACAGATATTCGGCGTGGACGAACGCGAGTACGACTTAGAGAGCGAGGACGTGGTGACCCTGCCGACGACGAACGCCGAACCCCTCGTCGAACGCGGGGCGGCCGAGCGACTCGACTGA
- a CDS encoding ABC transporter ATP-binding protein, producing the protein MGEVKLENVTKRYADVTAVDDMNVEIRDNEFVCLVGPSGCGKSTTMEMIAGLTKPTEGKVYIAGHDVTNLPPKDRGIAMVFQNIALFPHMDVYDNISFGLRLRDFDKEEIDRRVERASDIVQLEGMLDRMPDEMSGGQRQRVAIARAIVRNPEVFLMDEPLANLDAKLRVHMRTELQRLHKELDTTIIYVTHDQAEAMTMSDRIAVIDSGQLQQIDPPLTCYNEPANLFVAGFIGSPAMNFEEGRVTEYGFSSDNMEVEFDPDKHGLSVGDEITLGIRPEDIYLSRNADIAMPSKSIDAKTDVLEPMGDEIFAYLLLDEEAGTDLDDMAGDAFAGQLLMSLPPDSEVQEEEDVNVVLDRSRVHLFDTNSGEAILHGITSDMPTAGADETPAEGDD; encoded by the coding sequence ATGGGAGAAGTCAAACTCGAAAACGTAACGAAACGATACGCGGACGTAACGGCCGTAGACGACATGAACGTCGAGATCAGGGACAACGAGTTCGTTTGCCTCGTCGGTCCCTCGGGCTGCGGAAAGTCCACGACCATGGAGATGATCGCCGGACTCACCAAACCCACCGAGGGCAAGGTGTACATTGCCGGCCACGACGTGACGAACCTGCCGCCGAAGGACCGCGGGATAGCGATGGTGTTCCAGAACATCGCGCTGTTCCCGCACATGGACGTCTACGACAACATCTCGTTCGGTCTGCGCCTCCGCGACTTCGACAAGGAGGAGATAGACCGGCGAGTCGAACGCGCCTCCGACATCGTCCAACTCGAAGGCATGCTCGACCGCATGCCCGACGAGATGTCCGGCGGCCAGCGACAACGCGTCGCCATCGCCCGCGCCATCGTCCGGAACCCGGAAGTGTTCCTGATGGACGAACCGCTGGCGAACCTCGACGCGAAACTCCGCGTCCACATGCGGACGGAACTCCAGCGACTCCACAAGGAACTGGACACGACCATCATCTACGTCACCCACGACCAGGCGGAGGCGATGACGATGTCCGACCGCATCGCGGTCATCGACTCGGGGCAACTCCAGCAGATAGACCCGCCGTTGACCTGCTACAACGAACCCGCGAACCTGTTCGTCGCCGGCTTCATCGGGTCGCCGGCGATGAACTTCGAAGAGGGGAGAGTAACCGAGTACGGATTCAGCAGTGACAACATGGAAGTGGAGTTCGACCCGGACAAGCACGGACTCTCGGTGGGTGACGAAATCACGCTCGGGATCCGTCCCGAAGACATCTACCTGTCGCGAAACGCCGACATCGCGATGCCGTCGAAGTCGATAGACGCGAAAACGGACGTGCTGGAACCGATGGGCGACGAGATATTCGCCTACCTCCTCTTGGACGAGGAGGCGGGGACGGACCTCGACGACATGGCAGGCGACGCATTCGCAGGCCAACTACTGATGAGCCTCCCGCCCGACTCGGAAGTCCAAGAAGAGGAGGACGTCAACGTCGTTCTCGACCGCTCGCGCGTCCACCTCTTCGACACGAACTCCGGCGAAGCGATCCTGCACGGCATCACCTCGGATATGCCGACGGCGGGCGCGGACGAGACGCCCGCCGAGGGCGACGACTGA